A region of Panicum virgatum strain AP13 chromosome 8N, P.virgatum_v5, whole genome shotgun sequence DNA encodes the following proteins:
- the LOC120684756 gene encoding replication protein A 32 kDa subunit B-like — protein MHVTIKPIVEGSQKPRYKGRIVVNNSQVQLCGMMCHLDHEEAYCDYKLFDGTGEIKGRDWRDCMLGNTFFSAASLSAYYIVHATVIAERDSVCLSTLHARKVEDHNELTHHFLNCVTNHIELIRSKKRDFELRMTSYHVAAELDKEGLICLLANDSVRAALKELIDEGSIYNTVDDYHFKLAEN, from the exons ATGCACGTGACAATTAAGCCGATTGTTGAAGGTTCGCAGAAACCTAGGTATAAAGGAAGGATAGTTGTTAACAATAGTCAG GTGCAATTATGTGGCATGATGTGCCATTTGGACCACGAGGAAGCTTATTGCGATTACAAATTATTTGATGGCACTGGTGAAATCAAAGGAAGGGACTG GAGAGACTGCATGTTGGGCAATACCTTCTTCAGCGCTGCGAG CCTGTCAGCATACTATATTGTTCATGCTACTGTTATCGCTGAGAGGGATTCTGTCTGCCTGAGCACATTGCATGCTAG GAAGGTGGAGGACCACAATGAATTGACGCACCATTTCCTTAATTGTGTCACTAACCACATTGAGCTGATAAGAAGCAAGAAGCGTGATTTTGAATTACGGATGACTTCATACCATGTGGCTGCTGAACTTGATAAAGAAGGTCTAATATGCTTGTTGGCAAATGATTCTGTCAG GGCTGCACTGAAGGAACTCATTGATGAGGGTAGTATCTACAATACTGTTGATGATTACCATTTCAAGTTGGCTGAAAACTAG
- the LOC120686721 gene encoding uncharacterized protein LOC120686721 isoform X2 → MNMEHSTFPRISSFSAETIKSMVLADSLCRSGGSSDFEFGKSQLRNASGICYSWAYESFSACCGGIGSSLPGLWEISVSFSRALGVHMKAAGALFFAVAEFEMMSSRHEANHAGSIASVLAKIIEPFTNGYCYDAGRDINMAWLGTTVGADVSRMLDEASLFVCCN, encoded by the exons ATGAACATGGAGCATTCGACATTCCCCCGCATTAGCAGTTTCTCCGCGGAGACAATTAAGTCTATGGTCCTAGCAGACAGTTTATGCAGAAGTGGTGGCAGTTCAGATTTTGAGTTCGGCAAGAGTCAG CTTCGCAACGCCTCTGGCATATGTTACTCATGGGCATATGAATCATTCAGTGCTTGCTGTGGAGGTATTGGCAGCAGTTTGCCGGGCCTATGGGAAATTTCAGTCTCTTTTTCACGAGCACTTGGAGTTCATATGAAG gCTGCAGGAGCACTATTCTTCGCCGTTGCTGAGTTCGAAATGATGAGCAGCAGACACGAGGCTAACCATGCAGGAAGCATTGCATCGGTGCTAGCGAAAATAATCGAGCCATTCACAAATGGATACTGCTACGATGCAGGGAGAGACATCAACATGGCGTGGCTTG GTACTACAGTAGGAGCGGATGTGAGCAGGATGCTGGACGAAGCGTCATTATTTGTGTGCTGCAATTGA
- the LOC120686721 gene encoding uncharacterized protein LOC120686721 isoform X1: protein MNMEHSTFPRISSFSAETIKSMVLADSLCRSGGSSDFEFGKSQLRNASGICYSWAYESFSACCGGIGSSLPGLWEISVSFSRALGVHMKAAGALFFAVAEFEMMSSRHEANHAGSIASVLAKIIEPFTNGYCYDAGRDINMAWLGKKTTFPYISGQWHSARKIINLANR from the exons ATGAACATGGAGCATTCGACATTCCCCCGCATTAGCAGTTTCTCCGCGGAGACAATTAAGTCTATGGTCCTAGCAGACAGTTTATGCAGAAGTGGTGGCAGTTCAGATTTTGAGTTCGGCAAGAGTCAG CTTCGCAACGCCTCTGGCATATGTTACTCATGGGCATATGAATCATTCAGTGCTTGCTGTGGAGGTATTGGCAGCAGTTTGCCGGGCCTATGGGAAATTTCAGTCTCTTTTTCACGAGCACTTGGAGTTCATATGAAG gCTGCAGGAGCACTATTCTTCGCCGTTGCTGAGTTCGAAATGATGAGCAGCAGACACGAGGCTAACCATGCAGGAAGCATTGCATCGGTGCTAGCGAAAATAATCGAGCCATTCACAAATGGATACTGCTACGATGCAGGGAGAGACATCAACATGGCGTGGCTTGGTAAAAAAACAACCTTTCCGTACATTAGCGGTCAATGGCATTCTGCGAGAAAAATAATTAACCTTGCAAATAGATAA